The DNA window TTCCCATTTGCGGGAACTGCTGTCTCGCGCGAAGAAAGCCACGCGTCGACGAAGTGGATGATGATGGATTGATCAATCCCGAGGACACGGGAGACCAAGACAGGCAACGAGGACGGCGGCCGGGCCTTTCTCTTCCCAGGAGCACCCGTGTCCCTTCGCTCTCGTCTGTCCTGGCTGGTCCCCCTGCTGTGGGTTGGCTGCGGTACCGAGGCCACTGAATCCCAATTCCAAGACACTGTCGCCTCGTCGTCCCATTCCGAGACATTTTCCGTCGAAGACCTCTCACGTGTCAGCACAGAGGGGGTGCTCCAGCAACTGCTCGAGGCCGAGCACGCCGCGGGAATGCCAGGGGCCTTCGCGGAGGTATGGGACGGGACACAGGTCTGGCGGGGGGCGGTGGGTGTCGCGGATGTCGACACCGGCCGTCCCATGCAGCCGGGGTTCCGGCACCGCGTGGGCAGCCTCACCAAGACCTTCGTGGCGACCACCGTGTTGCAGCTCGTGGGGGAGCAGCGGATTCAGTTGGATGCCCCCATCGGGGCCTATCTGCCGGACGTCGTTCCGGGAGCGCTCGGAGGACGTGTCACGGTCCGGATGCTGCTCAATCACACCAGCGGGCTGGGGGACTACCCCGACGCGATTCTCGTCACCCCCGAGGACTTCGAGGCCGTCCGGAGCCGGACCTTCACGCCCCGGGAGCTGGTGGCGCATGGGCTGGCCCTGCCGCCGACGGATGTGCCTGGGGCGCGCTACTCCTACTCGAACACGAACTACATCCTCGCGGGGTTGCTCATCGAGCGAGTCACGGGCCGCTCGCTCGAGGACGTGGTGGCGCGGCGCATCCTGTGGCCCCTGGGGTTGCACGACACGTATTTCCCAGGAACGCGAATGCATGTCCGCGGTGCCCACTCCAAGGCCTACGTCCCATGGGCGGACGGGACGCTGCGAGACTTCAGCGTCTACAACATGTCGTGGGGCTGGGCGGCGGGCGCGCTGGTGTCGACGACGCGGGACATCAATCGCTTCTATCAAGCGCTGCTCGCGGGCCGGCTGTTGGCGCCCGCCCAGCTCGCCGAGATGCTGACCCCGGTGCGCAACCCGAACGACCCGGCCGCGGGCTATGGGCTGGGGCTCTCATACTCGATGCTCCCCTGTGGACCTGTCTGGGGCCACACCGGTGGATTGCTCGGGCACAGGACCTTCACGTTCCACCGGGCGGACGGCAGTCGTCGCGTCACGCTCGCGGAGAACCTGACCCGCTACGAGACACCCGGCCAGCCGCACCCCATCAACAAGGCGCGGAGCAAGTTCATGGTGACGGCGCTGTGTGGTCCCGCCGTCGCCGTGTCCTCCGCGGGCGAGTGAGCAGGCGGCCCCTGGCGTGAGTCGAGGTCCGGATGTGTTCTCTGCGCGTCCGGGCCTCGGCGAGATGCGCACCCAGGGCCGGAGTGATGCAGGATGGCGCCATGCTCACGAGCTTCATGGTGACGTTGGTGCTGTTCGCGACTCCCGCGGGACCCCAGACCTGGAAGGTGTCGGGGACGGATGTGACCTTCGAGATGTCGTCCGAGGACCTGCGCGGCCTGCGAAAGGGACAGGAGGTCTTCGGCCTCCAGTCGCGCAAGGCCGAGTTCCTGGAGGGCTTCAAGTCGGAGCCGAACACCGACACATCCAACTGGGATGGCATGAAGTCGTTCGAGGTGCTGTCGGTGGTGGGGCCCTGGGTCAGCTACGAGGAGACGGAGGGGGGCTACACGGGAGGGGCGCACCCTTACGCGGGCTCGCGCTATGTCACGCGGGATGTGACGAAGGGCCCGGACGGCTTCTCCCTGCTCGACGTGTTCGCGGAGAAGGAGGTCCTGAAGGCGCTCAAGGCGGATGCCTTCGTGCGCAAGCACATCACCGACGCGGCCGCGTTCAAGAAGGCCAGCACGGTGGAGGAATTGATGGAGAGCCTGGTGCCTGGCCAGGAGTGCGTGGGCTTCGAGTATGGGCTGGAGGCGGTGAAGCACTCCGTGGCCTTCCATCACCTGGAGCGCGGCAAGGTCGCCATCCGCATCGCCTTCGGCTACGCCAACCAGGTGTGCCGGGGCAGCAAGTTCGTGGTGGGGTTGCTGCTCCCCATTCCGCCAGCGCTGCGGCCCGCGCTGGAGAAGGCTGCTCGCCGGGAGGAAGGCTTCCTGATGAAGGACATCAAGGCGGCGGGGGCTCCGACCGTGACGTTCACCTGGGAGCCCTCGTCCGCTCCACGGCCTTGAGAGCGAAGGGCCCCCTTCACATGGGCCCCGTGGGAGCGGGGCTTGTGCTCTCCGCCGCTGGCGCCATCGCACGGGTCATGCTCTAGGCAGGGGCATCATGTGTTCGCGGACCCTTCTTGTTCTCGTGGGAGTGTTGCTGGCGGTGCCCGCTGGCGTCGTGGAGGCGCGGCCGGTCAGCTCGGAGGCGCAGCTCTGGTACACGGTGTCGGCGCAGGGGAACATCTCCGAGCCGTTCGTGTACTACCTGGAGGCCCAGCCTCGCGTCAGTGAGCAGGACGGGCGCGTCATCTTCCGCTCCGCCGCGGGGGTCCGGGCGCTCCAGGACCTGTCGTTCTGGCTGGGCTACGCGTGGATTCCCGTCTGGAACTGGGAGGAGAGCCCCGCCCTGCGTCAGGGCGAGAGCCGGTTGTTCCAGCAGGCGCTCTTCACGCCCAAGCTCGGAGAGCTGAAGGCCACTGTCCGTGCGCGGCTGGAGCAGCGCTTCCTCCCTGGCACCACGGACGTCTCGCACCGTGCGCGGCTGATGCTGCGAGGGGCCTACCCGTTGGCGTCGGAGCCGCGCCTGTCCTTCATCGTCTGGGACGAGGCCTTCTTCCACCTCAACACGGTGGAGGGAGGGCCCCGGCGCGGCTTCGACACGAACCGCGCGTTCGTGGGCGCGGGGTGGAAGCTGGGCGCGCACGCCTCCCTCGAGGTCGGCTACCTCAATGCCTACGTCCGCAGGCCGTCCGCGCAAACCGACCAGCTCATCCACTCGCTGGCGGTGTCCATGCCCTTCAACTTCATGTGACGGGCTTGGAAGTCCAGGCGAGCCGCACCTTCGTCCCGTGCGGCTCCAGGGCCGTGATGGTCATCTCCCAGGAGAAGCGTCGCGCCAGCCGCTCCACGAGCGACAGCCCGATGCCGAACCCCGTGCGCTCGGGCTCCACCTGACCGAAGCCCACGCCCGTGTCGCAGATGCTCCAGTCCTCGGGCGTGATGTGGATGACGATGCGGCCCTCGCTCGTATAGGCGAGCGCGTTCTTGATGAGGTTGCCCAGCATCACTCGCGCCACCGAGCCCGGCAGCGGCGCGAGGACCTCCTCATCCGCTTCGATGACGACCGCGACGTCGCCCTGGGAGAGGTGGTTGCCGTACAGCGCGACCATCTCTCGTGAAATGCTCGCCAGCTTGCAGGACTCTTCGGAGGGGCCCGTCCGCGCGAGCCAGAGGATGCCCTCCGTTAGCAGGACCATGTGGTGCACGGCCTGACGAAGCCGGCCGAAGGTCTCCGCGTCCTTTGGTGGGTCCAGCTCCATGATCTCCACCGCGCCACGGGCCACGGCGAGGGGCGTGCGCAGCTCATGGCTCGCGTCCCGGTTGAAGGCCCGCTCCCGCTCCAGCAG is part of the Myxococcus landrumus genome and encodes:
- a CDS encoding serine hydrolase domain-containing protein — translated: MLQQLLEAEHAAGMPGAFAEVWDGTQVWRGAVGVADVDTGRPMQPGFRHRVGSLTKTFVATTVLQLVGEQRIQLDAPIGAYLPDVVPGALGGRVTVRMLLNHTSGLGDYPDAILVTPEDFEAVRSRTFTPRELVAHGLALPPTDVPGARYSYSNTNYILAGLLIERVTGRSLEDVVARRILWPLGLHDTYFPGTRMHVRGAHSKAYVPWADGTLRDFSVYNMSWGWAAGALVSTTRDINRFYQALLAGRLLAPAQLAEMLTPVRNPNDPAAGYGLGLSYSMLPCGPVWGHTGGLLGHRTFTFHRADGSRRVTLAENLTRYETPGQPHPINKARSKFMVTALCGPAVAVSSAGE
- a CDS encoding DUF2490 domain-containing protein; protein product: MCSRTLLVLVGVLLAVPAGVVEARPVSSEAQLWYTVSAQGNISEPFVYYLEAQPRVSEQDGRVIFRSAAGVRALQDLSFWLGYAWIPVWNWEESPALRQGESRLFQQALFTPKLGELKATVRARLEQRFLPGTTDVSHRARLMLRGAYPLASEPRLSFIVWDEAFFHLNTVEGGPRRGFDTNRAFVGAGWKLGAHASLEVGYLNAYVRRPSAQTDQLIHSLAVSMPFNFM